From the genome of Candidatus Eisenbacteria bacterium:
AGACCGTGGCGCGCGGCGCCGTGGACGGGATCCGCGTGACCGGCCAGTCGCTGGGGCTCGAGCCTGCGCTGGAGATCGTGCTCGATCCCGCGCCGCGTCAATCGGTGAACGGCGAGCTGTCCTACATGACCGGCGGCCTCTCGTGGACGGCCGAGCACAGCCTGGTTCGGTCCGGTGAGAAGACCGCGACCTGGACCTCGCGAGTGACGGTCTCGAACAGCAGCGGCGCCAGCTTCCAGGTGCCGAAGCTCGGGCTGGTGGCCGGCGATCCGCGGCGCGGCGGCATGCCGCCGCCGATGCCGGTCATGCGCGCCATGGCGATGGAGGGCTCGGCGGCGAACCAGAAGGACATGAGCGAGGCGGTCTTCTCCGAATACCACCTCTATACGCTCGATCGGCCCACCCGTCTGGTGAACGGCGAGACCCAGCTCTTCACCATGCACGAGCCGCGCACCGTCCAGATCGCGCCGCGCTATCTGGCGCGGCCGGGCGGGGGCGTGGCGTCGCAGCTCGAGATCCGCAACAACAAGACCTCCGGTCTCGGCGTGCCGCTGCCGGGCGGCCGGGTGAGGGTCTACGAGCGCGACGCGTCCGGCGAGGAGCGGTTCACCGGCGAAGCGGGGATTCGGCACACGCCGGACGGCGAGCTGATGACGCTCGAGATCGGCACCGCGTTCGATCTGGTGGCCGAGCGGCGCGAGGTGTCGAACAAGCAGATCTCGCAGCGCGAGCGCGAGTACGAGATCGAGGTGAAGCTTCGCAACCGCAAGAAGACCGGGGTCACGATCGTGGTCGAGGAGCCGGTGGCGGGCGACCACGAGGTGATCCGCTCGAGCCACCCGCCGACGCGCAAGGACGCCAACACGCTCCACTTCCCGATCCCGGTGCCGGCCGGCAAGGAAGTGGTGCTGACCTACGCGGTCCGCATTCGGTACTAACGGAAGCTAGCGGTCCGGCACGGGTTCTAT
Proteins encoded in this window:
- a CDS encoding DUF4139 domain-containing protein, encoding MFRRLALSSMLLAALALFTLQASLAPVAQTQPPTSSSVTIYSQDLAFVREQRRLEFGGRDTARLSGLPQRIDVSSIRLTPSGNARVRRLAWAGHPEGDRVVEQARGRRVRLSLRGDRVVEGVLVGADGGWLAVRTDDGATETVARGAVDGIRVTGQSLGLEPALEIVLDPAPRQSVNGELSYMTGGLSWTAEHSLVRSGEKTATWTSRVTVSNSSGASFQVPKLGLVAGDPRRGGMPPPMPVMRAMAMEGSAANQKDMSEAVFSEYHLYTLDRPTRLVNGETQLFTMHEPRTVQIAPRYLARPGGGVASQLEIRNNKTSGLGVPLPGGRVRVYERDASGEERFTGEAGIRHTPDGELMTLEIGTAFDLVAERREVSNKQISQREREYEIEVKLRNRKKTGVTIVVEEPVAGDHEVIRSSHPPTRKDANTLHFPIPVPAGKEVVLTYAVRIRY